One Pygocentrus nattereri isolate fPygNat1 chromosome 12, fPygNat1.pri, whole genome shotgun sequence DNA window includes the following coding sequences:
- the cfap221 gene encoding cilia- and flagella-associated protein 221 isoform X2, protein MEVMLQAPKNFTSNVQKKKILPLCQLVEETRRTDNVTHHLLETRVYAKLKSNNVVEVAPLELHFSGFEVGKDYKKVVKLINVSSEVLDVHILPTQTKYFLTEYIKKSRLVPGLSYTITVHFSPNEWRYFFDSIRIHCKGEENLLIPLHAYPVIDDLHVPSQISLPDVPLNHSTSHMIPLSCSCPIDFEFQVHCLQSHEAFTIQPLSGVIPANGKTAITVTFTPCHYGTAEITLQLVISQFNSKPFICTLTGSCSPHLTQRQPKKKEESDKMLAKIGKTDTPVPLSAACRLKLKVASNTEKHKKHKSKSDQRPQAPVMDVSTCAGLAKMLIQPQDKMSFKNLREAISHTKTAHQARQMREASFESKVRVNVQKEKANHLQWQVHLGEDLYSTEQKMNILKKQEFATAEYMTKKDTGGKEVDFARALPKVSLYGVLRNAGQIPDCIPTFYIYGSRQLEVRQRVLRLFQQTVRKVILQGRMNNRLLLLQELVSHMKRKVRGEKDTVDGKSQLLKLSSEKLQAFTLPIFSPANQPDELAVNQFGRVYMRPFRANLTTNIPLFNLKVPQHYRLMGYQEVSAYDAGVSFVQSELHRPLRTGAQDELLPTVIHTLEASEEKELQEERGSEQEINTPLSFSAPRNLLNPLNAHLLRIFNPAPGVHAFRPKPNYLESDPEYHLCPLPRHSVCKGNIVGVYSPSTQKKFLDRKDTIKGIMIWKKFPSMALTTFACTSTLTSSNCPPCMSDPFNSSLLPLEAPPVLHNLPDSIQDEILSEVAEGAGVRLTPEMVQAEFAPSESSPSKTSKENGAKDDREKRQQLLESTLKSQSTKLCPKVLGRMKCLQSLRHKSQNDHK, encoded by the exons ATGGAAGTCATGCTTCAAGCCCCCAAGAATTTCACCAGCAATgtgcagaaaaagaaaattcttcCTCTTTGTCAACTGGTAGAGGAGACAAGGAGGACTGACAATGTCACTCATCACCTACTTGAAACTA gGGTCTATGCCAAACTTAAGAGCAATAATGTTGTTGAGGTTGCACCATTAGAGCTTCATTTTAGTGGGTTTGAAGTGGGAAAGGACTACAAAAAGGTTGTg aAACTCATCAATGTTTCTTCGGAGGTGCTTGATGTTCACATTCTCCCCACTCAAACAAAGTACTTTCTTACAGAGTATATAAAAAAG AGTCGACTAGTTCCAGGACTCTCCTACACTATTACTGTGCACTTCAGTCCCAATGAGTGGCGATACTTTTTTGACAGCATCCGGATTCATTGCAAG GGAGAGGAGAACTTGTTGATTCCTCTTCATGCTTATCCTGTTATTGATGATCTACATGTACCATCTCAAATCAGTTTGCCTGATGTGCCACTGAATCACAG CACCAGTCACATGATTCCTTTGAGCTGCAGTTGTCCAATAGACTTTGAGTTCCAGGTTCACTGCTTGCAGTCTCATGAAGCCTTCACCATCCAGCCGTTATCAG GTGTCATCCCAGCTAATGGAAAAACAGCCATTACAGTAACATTTACACCGTGCCATTATGGCACTGCTGAAATCACTCTGCAGCTGGTCATCTCTCAGTTCAACTCCAAACCCTTCATCTGCACACTGACTGGCTCCTGCTCCCCTCATCTGACTCAACG GCAaccaaagaaaaaggaagagagtgaTAAAATGCTTGCCAAAATTGGAAAAACTGACACCCCTGTACCCCTGTCTGCTGCTTGTAGACTTAAGCTAAAAGTGGCTTCAAACACAGAAAAG CACAAAAAGCACAAGTCTAAATCTGACCAACGTCCTCAGGCACCTGTCATGGATGTGTCCACCTGTGCTGGGCTTGCTAAGATGCTCATTCAACCCCAGGACAAAATGAGCTTCAAGAACCTCAGAGAAG CCATTTCCCACACCAAGACTGCACACCAGGCAAGACAGATGAGAGAAGCTTCATTTGAAAGTAAAGTTCGGGTAAATGTCCAAAAGGAGAAAGCCAATCATCTTCAATG GCAGGTGCACCTAGGTGAAGATTTGTACTCCACAgaacaaaaaatgaacattttgaaaaaacaggagtttgcAACTGCTGAGTACATG ACAAAAAAGGACACAGGTGGCAAAGAGGTGGATTTTGCCAGAGCCTTGCCAAAAGTGTCATTGTACGGGGTGCTGCGAAATGCAGGGCAG aTTCCTGACTGCATTCCTACATTTTACATCTATGGCAGTAGACAGCTGGAGGTCAGACAGAGGGTGCTTAGACTTTTCCAGCAAACTGTTCGTAAG GTCATTTTACAAGGTCGTATGAataacaggctgcttttgttgcaAGAGCTGGTTTCCCATATGAAGAGAAaagtgagaggagagaaggacaCAG TAGATGGAAAATCACAACTTTTGAAGCTATCATCAGAAAAGTTGCAAGCCTTTACATTACCCATCTTTAGTCCTGCAAACCAGCCAGATGAGCTG GCAGTGAATCAATTTGGACGTGTTTATATGAGACCATTTAGAGCAAATTTGACTACCAACATTCCTCTTTTCAATCTAAAG GTTCCTCAGCATTACAGGCTAATGGGCTATCAGGAAGTGTCTGCCTATGATGCTGGAGTCTCTTTTGTCCAATCTGAACTGCATAGGCCATTACGCACTGGAGCACAG GATGAGCTGTTGCCCACAGTGATTCACACACTGGAAGCCTCAGAGGAAAaggagctgcaggaggagcGTGGATCAGAGCAGGAAATCAACACCCCCTTGAGTTTCAGTGCTCCTAGAAATCTGTTAAATCCACTGAATGCCCATCTTCTCAGGATCTTT AATCCTGCCCCCGGTGTGCATGCCTTTAGGCCAAAACCAAATTACCTAGAGAGTGACCCAGAGTACCACCTTTGTCCATTGCCAAGACACTCTGTCTGCAAGGGCAACATTGTTGGAGTCTATAGTCCCAGCACTCAGAAGAAGTTCCTAGACAGAAAG GACACTATAAAAGGGATCATGATATGGAAGAAATTTCCCTCCATGGCCCTGACTACTTTTGCCTGTACATCAACTCTAACCAGCAGTAACTGTCCTCCATGCAT GTCTGATCCCTTCAACAGTTCTCTCTTGCCTCTGGAAGCACCACCAGTCCTGCACAACCTTCCTGACAGCATCCAAGACGAGATTCTCTCTGAAGT AGCTGAAGGTGCAGGGGTTAGGCTTACTCCTGAAATGGTTCAAGCAGAGTTTGCACCCTCTGAAAGTTCACCTTCTAAAACATCAAAGGAAAATGGCGCTAAAGATGACAG AGAAAAACGTCAACAGCTGTTGGAATCAACTTTGAAATCACAAAGCACCAAACTGTGCCCCAAAGTGTTGGGCAGGATGAAATGTCTCCAGTCTTTGAGGCATAAAAGTCAAAATGACCACAAATAG
- the cfap221 gene encoding cilia- and flagella-associated protein 221 isoform X1, with protein sequence MEVMLQAPKNFTSNVQKKKILPLCQLVEETRRTDNVTHHLLETRVYAKLKSNNVVEVAPLELHFSGFEVGKDYKKVVKLINVSSEVLDVHILPTQTKYFLTEYIKKSRLVPGLSYTITVHFSPNEWRYFFDSIRIHCKGEENLLIPLHAYPVIDDLHVPSQISLPDVPLNHSTSHMIPLSCSCPIDFEFQVHCLQSHEAFTIQPLSGVIPANGKTAITVTFTPCHYGTAEITLQLVISQFNSKPFICTLTGSCSPHLTQRQPKKKEESDKMLAKIGKTDTPVPLSAACRLKLKVASNTEKHKKHKSKSDQRPQAPVMDVSTCAGLAKMLIQPQDKMSFKNLREAISHTKTAHQARQMREASFESKVRVNVQKEKANHLQWQVHLGEDLYSTEQKMNILKKQEFATAEYMTKKDTGGKEVDFARALPKVSLYGVLRNAGQIPDCIPTFYIYGSRQLEVRQRVLRLFQQTVRKVILQGRMNNRLLLLQELVSHMKRKVRGEKDTVVDGKSQLLKLSSEKLQAFTLPIFSPANQPDELAVNQFGRVYMRPFRANLTTNIPLFNLKVPQHYRLMGYQEVSAYDAGVSFVQSELHRPLRTGAQDELLPTVIHTLEASEEKELQEERGSEQEINTPLSFSAPRNLLNPLNAHLLRIFNPAPGVHAFRPKPNYLESDPEYHLCPLPRHSVCKGNIVGVYSPSTQKKFLDRKDTIKGIMIWKKFPSMALTTFACTSTLTSSNCPPCMSDPFNSSLLPLEAPPVLHNLPDSIQDEILSEVAEGAGVRLTPEMVQAEFAPSESSPSKTSKENGAKDDREKRQQLLESTLKSQSTKLCPKVLGRMKCLQSLRHKSQNDHK encoded by the exons ATGGAAGTCATGCTTCAAGCCCCCAAGAATTTCACCAGCAATgtgcagaaaaagaaaattcttcCTCTTTGTCAACTGGTAGAGGAGACAAGGAGGACTGACAATGTCACTCATCACCTACTTGAAACTA gGGTCTATGCCAAACTTAAGAGCAATAATGTTGTTGAGGTTGCACCATTAGAGCTTCATTTTAGTGGGTTTGAAGTGGGAAAGGACTACAAAAAGGTTGTg aAACTCATCAATGTTTCTTCGGAGGTGCTTGATGTTCACATTCTCCCCACTCAAACAAAGTACTTTCTTACAGAGTATATAAAAAAG AGTCGACTAGTTCCAGGACTCTCCTACACTATTACTGTGCACTTCAGTCCCAATGAGTGGCGATACTTTTTTGACAGCATCCGGATTCATTGCAAG GGAGAGGAGAACTTGTTGATTCCTCTTCATGCTTATCCTGTTATTGATGATCTACATGTACCATCTCAAATCAGTTTGCCTGATGTGCCACTGAATCACAG CACCAGTCACATGATTCCTTTGAGCTGCAGTTGTCCAATAGACTTTGAGTTCCAGGTTCACTGCTTGCAGTCTCATGAAGCCTTCACCATCCAGCCGTTATCAG GTGTCATCCCAGCTAATGGAAAAACAGCCATTACAGTAACATTTACACCGTGCCATTATGGCACTGCTGAAATCACTCTGCAGCTGGTCATCTCTCAGTTCAACTCCAAACCCTTCATCTGCACACTGACTGGCTCCTGCTCCCCTCATCTGACTCAACG GCAaccaaagaaaaaggaagagagtgaTAAAATGCTTGCCAAAATTGGAAAAACTGACACCCCTGTACCCCTGTCTGCTGCTTGTAGACTTAAGCTAAAAGTGGCTTCAAACACAGAAAAG CACAAAAAGCACAAGTCTAAATCTGACCAACGTCCTCAGGCACCTGTCATGGATGTGTCCACCTGTGCTGGGCTTGCTAAGATGCTCATTCAACCCCAGGACAAAATGAGCTTCAAGAACCTCAGAGAAG CCATTTCCCACACCAAGACTGCACACCAGGCAAGACAGATGAGAGAAGCTTCATTTGAAAGTAAAGTTCGGGTAAATGTCCAAAAGGAGAAAGCCAATCATCTTCAATG GCAGGTGCACCTAGGTGAAGATTTGTACTCCACAgaacaaaaaatgaacattttgaaaaaacaggagtttgcAACTGCTGAGTACATG ACAAAAAAGGACACAGGTGGCAAAGAGGTGGATTTTGCCAGAGCCTTGCCAAAAGTGTCATTGTACGGGGTGCTGCGAAATGCAGGGCAG aTTCCTGACTGCATTCCTACATTTTACATCTATGGCAGTAGACAGCTGGAGGTCAGACAGAGGGTGCTTAGACTTTTCCAGCAAACTGTTCGTAAG GTCATTTTACAAGGTCGTATGAataacaggctgcttttgttgcaAGAGCTGGTTTCCCATATGAAGAGAAaagtgagaggagagaaggacaCAG TAGTAGATGGAAAATCACAACTTTTGAAGCTATCATCAGAAAAGTTGCAAGCCTTTACATTACCCATCTTTAGTCCTGCAAACCAGCCAGATGAGCTG GCAGTGAATCAATTTGGACGTGTTTATATGAGACCATTTAGAGCAAATTTGACTACCAACATTCCTCTTTTCAATCTAAAG GTTCCTCAGCATTACAGGCTAATGGGCTATCAGGAAGTGTCTGCCTATGATGCTGGAGTCTCTTTTGTCCAATCTGAACTGCATAGGCCATTACGCACTGGAGCACAG GATGAGCTGTTGCCCACAGTGATTCACACACTGGAAGCCTCAGAGGAAAaggagctgcaggaggagcGTGGATCAGAGCAGGAAATCAACACCCCCTTGAGTTTCAGTGCTCCTAGAAATCTGTTAAATCCACTGAATGCCCATCTTCTCAGGATCTTT AATCCTGCCCCCGGTGTGCATGCCTTTAGGCCAAAACCAAATTACCTAGAGAGTGACCCAGAGTACCACCTTTGTCCATTGCCAAGACACTCTGTCTGCAAGGGCAACATTGTTGGAGTCTATAGTCCCAGCACTCAGAAGAAGTTCCTAGACAGAAAG GACACTATAAAAGGGATCATGATATGGAAGAAATTTCCCTCCATGGCCCTGACTACTTTTGCCTGTACATCAACTCTAACCAGCAGTAACTGTCCTCCATGCAT GTCTGATCCCTTCAACAGTTCTCTCTTGCCTCTGGAAGCACCACCAGTCCTGCACAACCTTCCTGACAGCATCCAAGACGAGATTCTCTCTGAAGT AGCTGAAGGTGCAGGGGTTAGGCTTACTCCTGAAATGGTTCAAGCAGAGTTTGCACCCTCTGAAAGTTCACCTTCTAAAACATCAAAGGAAAATGGCGCTAAAGATGACAG AGAAAAACGTCAACAGCTGTTGGAATCAACTTTGAAATCACAAAGCACCAAACTGTGCCCCAAAGTGTTGGGCAGGATGAAATGTCTCCAGTCTTTGAGGCATAAAAGTCAAAATGACCACAAATAG
- the cfap221 gene encoding cilia- and flagella-associated protein 221 isoform X3, translated as MEVMLQAPKNFTSNVQKKKILPLCQLVEETRRTDNVTHHLLETRVYAKLKSNNVVEVAPLELHFSGFEVGKDYKKVVKLINVSSEVLDVHILPTQTKYFLTEYIKKSRLVPGLSYTITVHFSPNEWRYFFDSIRIHCKGEENLLIPLHAYPVIDDLHVPSQISLPDVPLNHSTSHMIPLSCSCPIDFEFQVHCLQSHEAFTIQPLSGVIPANGKTAITVTFTPCHYGTAEITLQLVISQFNSKPFICTLTGSCSPHLTQRQPKKKEESDKMLAKIGKTDTPVPLSAACRLKLKVASNTEKAPVMDVSTCAGLAKMLIQPQDKMSFKNLREAISHTKTAHQARQMREASFESKVRVNVQKEKANHLQWQVHLGEDLYSTEQKMNILKKQEFATAEYMTKKDTGGKEVDFARALPKVSLYGVLRNAGQIPDCIPTFYIYGSRQLEVRQRVLRLFQQTVRKVILQGRMNNRLLLLQELVSHMKRKVRGEKDTVVDGKSQLLKLSSEKLQAFTLPIFSPANQPDELAVNQFGRVYMRPFRANLTTNIPLFNLKVPQHYRLMGYQEVSAYDAGVSFVQSELHRPLRTGAQDELLPTVIHTLEASEEKELQEERGSEQEINTPLSFSAPRNLLNPLNAHLLRIFNPAPGVHAFRPKPNYLESDPEYHLCPLPRHSVCKGNIVGVYSPSTQKKFLDRKDTIKGIMIWKKFPSMALTTFACTSTLTSSNCPPCMSDPFNSSLLPLEAPPVLHNLPDSIQDEILSEVAEGAGVRLTPEMVQAEFAPSESSPSKTSKENGAKDDREKRQQLLESTLKSQSTKLCPKVLGRMKCLQSLRHKSQNDHK; from the exons ATGGAAGTCATGCTTCAAGCCCCCAAGAATTTCACCAGCAATgtgcagaaaaagaaaattcttcCTCTTTGTCAACTGGTAGAGGAGACAAGGAGGACTGACAATGTCACTCATCACCTACTTGAAACTA gGGTCTATGCCAAACTTAAGAGCAATAATGTTGTTGAGGTTGCACCATTAGAGCTTCATTTTAGTGGGTTTGAAGTGGGAAAGGACTACAAAAAGGTTGTg aAACTCATCAATGTTTCTTCGGAGGTGCTTGATGTTCACATTCTCCCCACTCAAACAAAGTACTTTCTTACAGAGTATATAAAAAAG AGTCGACTAGTTCCAGGACTCTCCTACACTATTACTGTGCACTTCAGTCCCAATGAGTGGCGATACTTTTTTGACAGCATCCGGATTCATTGCAAG GGAGAGGAGAACTTGTTGATTCCTCTTCATGCTTATCCTGTTATTGATGATCTACATGTACCATCTCAAATCAGTTTGCCTGATGTGCCACTGAATCACAG CACCAGTCACATGATTCCTTTGAGCTGCAGTTGTCCAATAGACTTTGAGTTCCAGGTTCACTGCTTGCAGTCTCATGAAGCCTTCACCATCCAGCCGTTATCAG GTGTCATCCCAGCTAATGGAAAAACAGCCATTACAGTAACATTTACACCGTGCCATTATGGCACTGCTGAAATCACTCTGCAGCTGGTCATCTCTCAGTTCAACTCCAAACCCTTCATCTGCACACTGACTGGCTCCTGCTCCCCTCATCTGACTCAACG GCAaccaaagaaaaaggaagagagtgaTAAAATGCTTGCCAAAATTGGAAAAACTGACACCCCTGTACCCCTGTCTGCTGCTTGTAGACTTAAGCTAAAAGTGGCTTCAAACACAGAAAAG GCACCTGTCATGGATGTGTCCACCTGTGCTGGGCTTGCTAAGATGCTCATTCAACCCCAGGACAAAATGAGCTTCAAGAACCTCAGAGAAG CCATTTCCCACACCAAGACTGCACACCAGGCAAGACAGATGAGAGAAGCTTCATTTGAAAGTAAAGTTCGGGTAAATGTCCAAAAGGAGAAAGCCAATCATCTTCAATG GCAGGTGCACCTAGGTGAAGATTTGTACTCCACAgaacaaaaaatgaacattttgaaaaaacaggagtttgcAACTGCTGAGTACATG ACAAAAAAGGACACAGGTGGCAAAGAGGTGGATTTTGCCAGAGCCTTGCCAAAAGTGTCATTGTACGGGGTGCTGCGAAATGCAGGGCAG aTTCCTGACTGCATTCCTACATTTTACATCTATGGCAGTAGACAGCTGGAGGTCAGACAGAGGGTGCTTAGACTTTTCCAGCAAACTGTTCGTAAG GTCATTTTACAAGGTCGTATGAataacaggctgcttttgttgcaAGAGCTGGTTTCCCATATGAAGAGAAaagtgagaggagagaaggacaCAG TAGTAGATGGAAAATCACAACTTTTGAAGCTATCATCAGAAAAGTTGCAAGCCTTTACATTACCCATCTTTAGTCCTGCAAACCAGCCAGATGAGCTG GCAGTGAATCAATTTGGACGTGTTTATATGAGACCATTTAGAGCAAATTTGACTACCAACATTCCTCTTTTCAATCTAAAG GTTCCTCAGCATTACAGGCTAATGGGCTATCAGGAAGTGTCTGCCTATGATGCTGGAGTCTCTTTTGTCCAATCTGAACTGCATAGGCCATTACGCACTGGAGCACAG GATGAGCTGTTGCCCACAGTGATTCACACACTGGAAGCCTCAGAGGAAAaggagctgcaggaggagcGTGGATCAGAGCAGGAAATCAACACCCCCTTGAGTTTCAGTGCTCCTAGAAATCTGTTAAATCCACTGAATGCCCATCTTCTCAGGATCTTT AATCCTGCCCCCGGTGTGCATGCCTTTAGGCCAAAACCAAATTACCTAGAGAGTGACCCAGAGTACCACCTTTGTCCATTGCCAAGACACTCTGTCTGCAAGGGCAACATTGTTGGAGTCTATAGTCCCAGCACTCAGAAGAAGTTCCTAGACAGAAAG GACACTATAAAAGGGATCATGATATGGAAGAAATTTCCCTCCATGGCCCTGACTACTTTTGCCTGTACATCAACTCTAACCAGCAGTAACTGTCCTCCATGCAT GTCTGATCCCTTCAACAGTTCTCTCTTGCCTCTGGAAGCACCACCAGTCCTGCACAACCTTCCTGACAGCATCCAAGACGAGATTCTCTCTGAAGT AGCTGAAGGTGCAGGGGTTAGGCTTACTCCTGAAATGGTTCAAGCAGAGTTTGCACCCTCTGAAAGTTCACCTTCTAAAACATCAAAGGAAAATGGCGCTAAAGATGACAG AGAAAAACGTCAACAGCTGTTGGAATCAACTTTGAAATCACAAAGCACCAAACTGTGCCCCAAAGTGTTGGGCAGGATGAAATGTCTCCAGTCTTTGAGGCATAAAAGTCAAAATGACCACAAATAG